One stretch of Heliangelus exortis chromosome 24, bHelExo1.hap1, whole genome shotgun sequence DNA includes these proteins:
- the HEYL gene encoding hairy/enhancer-of-split related with YRPW motif-like protein: MKRLCEESSSDTESDGTIDVGREEEYSHVSRSVSPTTTSQIQARKKRRGIIEKRRRDRINSSLSELRRLVPTAFEKQGSSKLEKAEILQMTVDHLKMLHATGGTGFLDARALAVDYRSIGFRECLTEVVRYLGVLEGQNAADPIRLRLLSHLNNYVAEMEPSPVAASLLPIQTWPWSFLHSAAGPVQIPRREAAPSPLVLTASSLPYPSPAVRPAPLRRVPSDMLPSRRSFLAGRMASSSRRARGAGSSAAVAAVPRMPSPVGVLREASSKSSQIATFLFSPTSAGVPVPPPYTAPPALGAAAQGPGIRVGTSRICRSWATEIGAF, from the exons ATGAAGCGGCTGTGCGAGGAGAGCTCCTCCGACACCGAGTCCGATGGCACCATCGACGTGGGCCGGGAGGAGGAGTACAG ccATGTTTCCAGGTCTGTGTCTCCCACTACGACGTCTCAGATCCAAgccaggaagaagaggagaggg ATCATCGAGAAGCGGCGCCGTGACCGTATCAACAGCAGCCTCTCCGAACTGCGGCGCCTGGTGCCCACTGCCTTTGAGAAGCAG GGGTCTTCCAAGCTGGAGAAGGCAGAAATTCTACAAATGACAGTGGatcatttaaaaatgcttcacGCCACTGGAGGAACAG GCTTCCTAGATGCTCGAGCTCTGGCCGTGGATTACAGGAGCATCGGCTTCCGCGAATGTCTCACGGAAGTTGTCAGGTACCTGGGTGTCCTCGAGGGCCAAAATGCTGCTGACCCCATCCGCCTGCGACTTCTCTCCCACCTGAATAACTACGTGGCTGAAATGGAGCCTTCGCCGGTGGCCGCTTCCCTCCTGCCCATCCAGACGTGGCCGTGGTCCTTCCTCCACAGCGCCGCTGGCCCCGTGCAGATCCCCAGGAGGGAGGCTGCTCCCTCCCCGCTCGTTTTGACTGCATCTTCCTTGCCTtaccccagccctgctgtgagGCCAGCCCCGCTTCGCCGTGTCCCCAGCGACATGTTGCCATCCCGACGGAGCTTCCTGGCCGGCAGGATGGCCTCTTCCAGCCGCAGGGCCCGGGGCGCCGGCTCATCCGCAGCCGTGGCGGCCGTGCCCAGGATGCCGTCGCCCGTGGGTGTATTGAGAGAGGCTTCTTCCAAGAGCAGCCAAATTGCAACTTTCCTCTTCTCACCGACCTCCGCCGGCGTCCCCGTTCCGCCGCCTTACACGGCGCCTCCCGCCTTGGGCGCTGCCGCGCAGGGACCCGGGATCAGGGTTGGGACATCCAGGATCTGTCGCTCCTGGGCGACTGAAATTGGGGCTTTTTGA